The genomic window AACTAAAAGCCTCATACAAAACTCTAGTAAAAAAATATCATCCTGATAAAAATAGCGGCGATAAACTATCAGAGGAAAAATTTAAGAAAATTACCGTCGCTTATCAGTATTTACTAAAAGAGATAAAATAATGAAAAACGGATTTACATTAATTGAGCTGTCTGTAGTACTAATCATTATAGGCTTAATAGTAAGCGGAGTGTTATTAGGAAATTACCTTATAGAAGCATCAAAAGTCAGTGCTCAAATATCACAAATTACCAAATATAATTTGGCGGTTAGAGCTTTTCAAAGTAAGTATAATTGCCTTCCCGGTGACTGTAAAAACGCACAGAATTTTGGCTTTAAGCCAAGAGGTATAAAAAGAGGACAAGGAGATGGTAATTCTTTCATAGACGGCTATATAACATTCCCACCTGGAAGAGGACCTGGCAATGCCTCTGGATGTTGCCAGCTAGATGTCGCTGAGCTAGCGCTATTTTGGACAGATTTAAGTATGGCACAGTTAATAGATGGAAACTTTAATACCGCAAGCGCCACTGTAGCGACTACAGGAGTCTCATCAGCAAATTTAATAAAATATATGCCAAAGGCAAAACTTGGAAATGAGAATTACATATATGTTATAGGAGGAGGTTATCAAAGCCTAGCTTTGTCAAATATATTCGGAGATAATAATCACTACTTTGGGATACAACAAATGAATTCTATCAACCAATATGGATGGCCTCTATCTAACATTAATATTAAGGTTATAACCGCGTATAATATAGATAAAAAAATAGATGATGGTTTTCCACAATCTGGCGGTGTTATGACCTTAATGAATGAGTTCAGTAGAATGTGGGCAGGAAATTCTACTATGGGTGGTCCATTTACGACAGCTACTCCTTCTAGTAATACTAGCTGTTTTGACAATGGCAACGTAAATGGTGAAAAACAACGATATTCTCTTTCTGTAAATGATGGAAACAATAGTAGCTGTGCTTTATTGATCAAATTCCAATAGCCTTCACTTCCTAAGCACACCAACCACTTCATCGCGCAAATATATCGCCATTTCCTTACGATCCTCAAACTGACTAAGAGTAACCGGCGGCAAAAAACTTACACTAACATCTATCCTATTCATCTTAAATAATTGCCAAATATGAGGGAAAAGATACATATCACCATACCAAGCTATTTTTGGCCATTGAGAGCTGTCTATAGGTAAGCCACCAATCGTATCATAACTTATAACCGCTGGTTGAATAAATATATCACTATCCGCTAGTTTTTCCTCAGCTATACTAAAAAGACTAGACTTAAAAGGCAGAACATACCGACCATTTCCAGTAGTCCCTTCTGGAAAAAGCGAAAGCACATCTCCCCTTTCTAAAGTATCACGCATTTTTTGACGCGCGTCTTTTATGCCGCAAGCGGTACGCTCAATAAAAATACATCCGAGCATACGGCAAAAACTAGATATAACCGGCCATTTAGCCATATCACTTTTTGGGGTAAAACATATTGGCACTTCACTACCAAGCACTGTTATATCAAGATAAGAAATATGGTTGGAAACAATCAATAATGGTCTGTTGTGACTAACCTCACCATTCACACTTACCCGCACACCCGCTATCCGGTTTATACCTGAAAATATAACTTTTGAAAAACCATTAATCCATTTCTTCCTACGTGTTCTGGAAATAATAAAAAGCAATACTATGGAAAAAAATGTCCACAGCATAAGTAATACAAACTTAAAAATAGCCTTAAAAAAATTCAAACCGCTTCCCTACTCCCATATCTTGTAGCGTATTTCTCGGTTATCAAATCGGTTTTAACAACAATACTAACATCAACAGTATTATATTCTATATCAACAACCGCCCCATCACCAATAGAACCACTAAGTCTTAGGTAACCTTTTATCAAAGGTGGAAGACTGGAAAAAGCCTCTTTTTCATCAACCATTTCTTTTGGCATCAAATTCATATCAACATAACGGCTTTCAAGCGCGCGTGGACACATCTCCTTTGGTGTTAGGTGATAATGATAAAGATAGGAAAGCGCCATAGCGTGCTCTTTAGGATCAACACCGTGAAAACTAGCGCAGCCAAACATGAATTTTACTTGAAACTTAACCACATAAGCTCCAATTCCTCTCCATAATAACTGCATAACCGCCCGATTACGGAAATCAGCATGCACACAAGAACGTCCAACCTCTAATATCTCACCATCATAACTTTTAATTAAATTTATATCAAACTCGCCATCCGTATAAAATCTACCGATTTTTTTCATCTGTTGCCTACGCAAAAGACGGTATGTCCCCACAACACGGTACCCTCCATCTTCCTGATGCTCAGCGACTAAAAGATGATCACATACATCATCAAACTCATCCTGATCCATCTGGGTTTTAGCTATAATATCACTAGCTTTTGCTCCCATCTCCTCAAAAAATACCTGATAACGCAGAACTTTTGACGCTTCAATATCCTCTGGTTTTGAGGCAACAAAAACCTCAAGGTTACCAGCGATAATCCTATCCATATCGTATAATGGCTCTATTTTTCCAACAGACATCTGTTAATTATAACTTTCTATTCTTATGATTTTTTATCATCAATAGGTATACCATAAAGCTCTAACCTATGGTCAACCAGCCTGTAGCCAAGCTCTTTAGCTATTTCTTTTTGCAAAATCTCTATTTTCTCATTAGTAAACTCAACTACATCACCAGTTTTAAGATCTATCAAATGATCATGATGATCAACATCGGCTGGCTCATAACGTGCTCTCCCATCGCCAAAATCATGGCGCTGAGTAATACCAGCCTCCTCAAAAAGTTTAACTGTTCTATAAACAGTGGCTATACTAATATTAGGGTCTATTTCTATAGCTCTTTGATACAACATATCAACATCGGGGTGGTCATCAGATTCAGAAATAACCTTAGCGACAACACGGCGTTGCCCCGTCATCTTCAAACCTTTTTCTATACACTTTTCTTCTATATCCGACACAGAAACAAACTATTAATCATTAATACATAAAAATTAATGTAACAACATTCTCATGGAATCTACACAT from Rickettsiales bacterium includes these protein-coding regions:
- a CDS encoding type II secretion system protein, which translates into the protein MKNGFTLIELSVVLIIIGLIVSGVLLGNYLIEASKVSAQISQITKYNLAVRAFQSKYNCLPGDCKNAQNFGFKPRGIKRGQGDGNSFIDGYITFPPGRGPGNASGCCQLDVAELALFWTDLSMAQLIDGNFNTASATVATTGVSSANLIKYMPKAKLGNENYIYVIGGGYQSLALSNIFGDNNHYFGIQQMNSINQYGWPLSNINIKVITAYNIDKKIDDGFPQSGGVMTLMNEFSRMWAGNSTMGGPFTTATPSSNTSCFDNGNVNGEKQRYSLSVNDGNNSSCALLIKFQ
- a CDS encoding 1-acyl-sn-glycerol-3-phosphate acyltransferase, with protein sequence MNFFKAIFKFVLLMLWTFFSIVLLFIISRTRRKKWINGFSKVIFSGINRIAGVRVSVNGEVSHNRPLLIVSNHISYLDITVLGSEVPICFTPKSDMAKWPVISSFCRMLGCIFIERTACGIKDARQKMRDTLERGDVLSLFPEGTTGNGRYVLPFKSSLFSIAEEKLADSDIFIQPAVISYDTIGGLPIDSSQWPKIAWYGDMYLFPHIWQLFKMNRIDVSVSFLPPVTLSQFEDRKEMAIYLRDEVVGVLRK
- a CDS encoding GNAT family N-acyltransferase, whose translation is MSVGKIEPLYDMDRIIAGNLEVFVASKPEDIEASKVLRYQVFFEEMGAKASDIIAKTQMDQDEFDDVCDHLLVAEHQEDGGYRVVGTYRLLRRQQMKKIGRFYTDGEFDINLIKSYDGEILEVGRSCVHADFRNRAVMQLLWRGIGAYVVKFQVKFMFGCASFHGVDPKEHAMALSYLYHYHLTPKEMCPRALESRYVDMNLMPKEMVDEKEAFSSLPPLIKGYLRLSGSIGDGAVVDIEYNTVDVSIVVKTDLITEKYATRYGSREAV
- a CDS encoding Fur family transcriptional regulator, producing the protein MSDIEEKCIEKGLKMTGQRRVVAKVISESDDHPDVDMLYQRAIEIDPNISIATVYRTVKLFEEAGITQRHDFGDGRARYEPADVDHHDHLIDLKTGDVVEFTNEKIEILQKEIAKELGYRLVDHRLELYGIPIDDKKS